The Rhodamnia argentea isolate NSW1041297 chromosome 10, ASM2092103v1, whole genome shotgun sequence sequence AAGTCCATTGGGAGAATGCTAaagcatttggttcagctttaagctagcatttgactaaatgccgACCTTGGAAAAAGCTGAAAGCTCAATGCGGGTAGAGACCAGCATtaagctttcagcatttggccaaatgctaagagccttttttccttccaaaactaacctcatcaattccctatattttcgattttgcccccctctttcttgtttatttttttcgtcaGTCCGGCAATGAgtaattttttaaagtaaaaattaaaaaattgcattcaaagtCCCTTTTGAAtgttatttttaccaaacactattcaacccaaagctcattttcaaatgagattttaccaaaggcaattagcattttcctaaacctctttaggttaaaggtatttgcatttctccaaaactcatttcaaatgctgaaccaaacccacgcGTAGATACCACGTCAGATTTCCAATGAAACTTAttgaagttggcactgaaataattgcttttaaaaaaaaatttgacagtgaagtaataaaaaaaatattgattttaAAATGAGCGctatatataaatattggcacttcaATCTCCTTTTGCcgtaaaaaatgggttgagttaAAAACCTATATTTGAATAAGCTTTATAAGCTTGAACCtatatttgatccattttttaaaattactaaaCTTATATGTGATCCAAATTAATAAAAGTGGgtcaaagacccatattgacacctctgcAGCACACCACATAGCCCGGTGATGTGGTGGTTTGAAACCACTGAACATTTTCTCAATGCGCTattctttatctttctttttagaTCAAAAGCTGTGTGGATTAGGATACAACCAGTGCACTTTCATCTTTCGCCAGTTGCTCAATGGACCATATAAGAAACTCATTAAAGTCTGGTTCTTTTCTTGGCCACCGCTTAAAACCCAGTAACCAATTCATACATACAAGAATCAAAACTCATTCAAAGTGTGGCCACCGTCACACAGAAATCCAGAAGAGCAGTCAATTTCAACAAAGTTCTTCAGGAGTAACTCCAATCTCGCTTTTCAGGACAAGATATCAACAGGTCACACCATCGAAGCAAACGTAAGTTTTGTCGCTTTATCGACGGTATAGCTCGATTTCTGAACTTTAAGGCTtgcaccaaaaaaatatatcagtACATTATTCAAACAGTCTCATCTAAAGCTCCAAAAAATTGGAACCTCCTGAGGGGGGACAGTAAGCTCAAGGGTAGGCTAATGTGTCCCAGGCTGATTTTTCAATCAAGCAGTCGCCCCAGTCGAGGACTCCCGAGAATGATAGTATTGATAAGCCAATCATAGCAGCTACAACACTAGGTATCCCCAGCGCGTCTCTGCAAAAGCACAATCACTGTTCAAAAATCATCCCCGACAAGATGCATTCATGCAAATCCAACAAAGCGTGGATCCAAGAATCGCAACTTTTTGGCGAAGGCTAACAAGAATCACTCAAAAGGTACATCTGTCAAAGCATTAAGTTCCATAATTCcgccgcccaaaaaaaaaaaaaaaaaaaacgggttcCATCGTTCCATTGATGTAATCTTAGCAAAACCAATATGACGTCGCCTATCACGACAGAGTCATTTACAAGCCCAGGTCTAGCCGAGGGCCGAGGGCCGTGGCCCTCCCCTAGGTTCATGAATACATCAtgactttatttaaaataagatccacttcaaATCTTTGTAAAAATAAGGACATTTCAAgctttaatttgaaattttccgtaAATTTAAAGCATAAGAAGACaaatgaataataaaatatGAGTCTCCTTAGCGAATAGTACATGAGCGTCATAAAAATAAACGCTAGATATATTCGAACCGACTCATAAATTACTTTAGAAACGACTCGGTAGGTTCCTACTAAGAGTCGAATACATGAGGTGTAACTGTTCAAATACTCACCGGCTATAGTTTGTTCCAATATTTAGTTAAACATATTGATCACTGCTTCCATCCCTTTTCTCtagcaaaaggggaaaaagaagagatcttttatgacaaattttcATAGAGCAAACCCTAATTGAGAGCACTGCATAATCTGCTCAGAACATTTTTCCATTGCAGCGGGAGTAGATTTTGACTTTTAATGTCAGTTGTCACGAAGTTCCAATGGGCGTTCAGGTCGCAAGTTCATGAGGCGTCGTCACATGGTAGCAGGGCGGcgcttatatatatttttcaatgtgACCCCTTTACCCGAGCTTGCGATCATAGTTCACACTTGCGTCTCGATCTCGCAACCTAAGATTGAATATGGCCGCCGCAGCCGATGTGACTCCGCCGAGCTACCACCGGGCGAAGGCGGTGAAGGAGTTTGACGAGTCAAAGATGGGTGTGAAGGGCCTCTCCGACTCCGGCATCACCTCCATACCCGAATTCTTCGTCCACCCTCCCCACAGTCTCTCTGACCTCAAACTCACCTCCAAGGCCGCTGTGTCGCTACCCGTCATCGACCTCGCCGACCTAGAATATGCCGACCGTCGTCCTGCGATcgttgaccaagtcaaagaAGCAGCCAAAACCTGGGGCTTCTTCCAAGTGGTCAACCACGGCCTGCCGGTCTCCGTCCTCGAGGACACGATTCGTGCCGTGAGGGCCTTCCATGACCAGCCGCGCGACGTCAAGGCCAAGTACTACAAGCGTGAGGAAGGGCGGGGCGTGATGTACGCGAGCAACAACGACCTGTACCGGGCGGAGGCGGCTAGCTGGCACGACTCGCTGCAAGCGTGGATGGGGCCGGAGCCGCTGCCGCCGGGGGAGCTGCCAGACGTGTGCCGCTGGGAGGTGGCAGCGTGGGACGGCCACGCGAGGGGGGTGGCGGAGAAGGTGATGGAGCTGCTGAGCGAAGGGCTAGGGCTGGAGAGAGGGAGGTTCAAGGAGCTGACGTTCTCCGAGTCCAGGGCCTTCGTGGGGCACTGTTATCCGTACTGCCCCGAGCCAGATCGGACGATGGGGATCACGCCGCACACCGATCCTGGGATCGTGACGGTGCTGCTGCAGAACGGGATCAAGGGGTTGCAGGTGAAGCACGGCCGCGAGTGGGTGGAGGTGAGCCCCGTGCATGGAGGGTTGATCATCAACGTCGGTGATTTTCTTCAGGTGAGGATCCGTCTTCAGAAGTTTCTCTATGCTGTGTTTTTTGTTAATCTCCCATTGCATGTATGACCAGAGGTCTACATCCATTACCTTGCGCACCTTCGTGGTTCTTGGGACCGTCCTCCtttcattctctttctctttgtgGTTCTTGGGTTATTTTTGCTTGTTCTTTTGACTTCTGTGACAATGGGGGACGTGGACAGATAGTGTCGAACGGCGAGTACAAGAGCGTGCAGCACCGCGTGGTGGCCAACTCGGAGAAGGAACCCAGAATCTCCATTGTCATGTTCTTCAATCTGAGCAAATGGAAGGGGTCCGGCCACTACGGGCCCTTGCCCGAGCTGCTGTCGCCGGAGCGGCCGGCCATCTACCGGGACTTCACCGATCGAGAGTTCTTCGACAACTTCTTTGGCAAGGGGTTGGATAGCAAGTCCTTGATTGAGAAGATTAAGATTCAAAACTGAGTCGGATTCAGACCGACCATCTTCGTCATGGGTCTTCACTATTTATGTACGGGTGCATTTGTGTTTCGCAGATGAATTGGGAACGTCGCTTTTTCCCATTTGAATAAGCCAAGAAGCGGCTATGTTCGCCATTAAAACCTTCCTTGTAGAGCCTTTTTCTATGGTATCGTGATCGCATTTCTAAACATCCGAACAAAAACTTGATCCGATTATGGGGATTGCTCTGCATCCAACGGTTGGCATTAAGTTGCTTAAATCCGACGGCTAAGATGTCGCGCATCATTTAGATTTCGTAACTCGtatgctttgatttttttctaatcTAAAACTTCATAAATTTTCAAGAGTCTCCTATGCTGACAcataatttttcatgtaatttctttgtCATGATCCTCCGAAGTGTATTTTCGCACCGtcacatcaatgattttcggCGAAAATTGATCCGAATGgcaatattaaaattttgcataaagatttaagattaaattgcaagattaaaaagtttataagtgaATTAACATCCATACATTGAgcttaaaattgattggataagTTTTTAAGTGCCCCGCTAACCTTGCCATCATTAAAAGTCTCTGCATCATCATTACGAAACCTTTTATGATTGCTTCCTGTTCATTAATTTCCACTTTCTTGACTAGCATCCGTTGAAAACGGTGCTCAAATTGATATTCgcttcttcttttcccccttATTCGTCTTTATTATTTGTCTAGTTTCACATCATCCTAATTAAACACGTCAAACCTTTGATGAATACGAGGAAAAATGAAGCAAAACGAGATTAGTGGAAAAGGAATTTTAGTATGACTTCCAAGTACGTGTTGCATTTCTAGATTTCTACAGCTATGAAAGAGTGATACAAGACTCTGGTCCATGCAAAGCCAAATTGTTATAGCTGACTATCATGAAGTCAGAATTACACATGATAAACAATCGCATTGCATcttctaaaataaaatttagagtCGCAGCCCAAGAATTGAGATTGCATAGTTGCGAGCTGACCTGTCGAAACAGGTCATAAACTTATTTCTTGACTCATATATGATGAGGTGAATTGTTATATGGATtcattatattcaataaatgggttTAACCTACTTCCTTCGAGATTCTTTAAAAGTCGTtgtaattttcaattctttaaaTCGTAACCGTCATCGTGATGATGCTATCCTCAGGCGACTTGATTTGAGGGCCGGACCCTTAGATAAATATTGGTCAAGCTAGAAACCCTTGCGTGAGGGTCACCAGCCTCAGGTGAGAATTGTCACCCAAAGTTGTAATTAGGGCGGCACTCCCCTAAGCTCATGATCTCGAACAACACTTACCGGTCGGCGCATCATCGGGCGATGGTAATCAATGTTGCTTAATTGGTCGAATTTCCCATCATTAGGTGCTACCACATCTAAGTAACAATAAACCATGATTGCAAACTACCGAAGGTTACACTCAATACATGGGATGAAAATTATACGGTTCAAGATACGGACGGatatatttttgtcattttccttaaaaagcatgtaaaaaaaatttgatgttgCTACGATGGGATCGTAAATTAACATCATCATGATTTTACATGAATTGTATTATTGACAATAAATCCATACATTTTCATAGTAATGTATAAGATTTCACAGAAACATTGTACCTAGTAATTGAATATTGTCGGGCAAAGTGCcaaaatagtcctaaacctatagcattgtatcaattcggtcataaacttttcaattagacGACGGTCACCCTACTTAGTATGACTAGTGCTGACGTGAATATtttgtttgataattttttttaactttctttctttcattcaatttttttttttttttgcctatggTAGGCTACGGGCCGTGGCTAGCAAGTTTTGGCCCTCGCCGGACCACGCCTAAGCGAGGGCAAGTGCGGGCGAGACCGACCCTTGCCTAGGTCACGGTAGCCTTGTCGAGATATGTTATTACATATGTTTCCGTgaatataaaataaaacaatctAGGTCGGATATAGAAACGATTCTCGAGATGTTTCATCGTCAATTGACTAAAGAAGAGACATAACACAAACAGAAGAACTTTTATCGAGTATAACACTTCTTGAGTTCGATACGTATGTAACACATGTTTTtgggtaggggtgagcggttccgggttccttacaggttccacttggaacctggaacctacccgtaggaataggttcctcattttttggaacctggaacctacccatcatacgttggaacctggaacctaccctatcacaggttctagggtcggtttcgtggtacccgagaacctatcaatttctgttattttcttttattttttcatttttagttaagcgaAATAacagtgaacgctacaacatctaagagaaagtagatatGAGTGATTTTAGACTTTGTAcgggttacatttagaacccgaaaccaatccattggaacacgtttatcattttttggaactcgaaacctaaaaatttgtttggctccaaattatacactcatcatcggatgccatagaatattatatgatcgtgcaaaaacatataccaagaaaaatataaaaatttatttcagaatctatGGTCCGGGTTCCAcatagtggaacctggaacctacccgttggaacaggttcctcaacttttggaacccggaacctaccatgtataccttggaacctggaaccggaccggatcctacgggttccggttccgggttctcggttctaccctggaaccatgctcacccctattttTTGGAACGCTCAATACCGAACcactaacttggacattttccaggaaaaaagTACAACTTAGGTTAGGGCCGACAGGTGGTGACAtgtattcataaaaaaaaaggaaaaaaaaaagaggagcgTTTTTCTACGAGCTTTAGGCTTGTTTGTCCTGCTTCCAATTGAATAATTGTAATTATATTGTTAAATTCAGCAATAAATCCATAAAATATTAACCATTAAAACAATAAAAGGATCTCACCTGCGATTACGTTCATATTCGGGTCTTGACCTGACAACCTTAAAGATCAAATATGGCCGCCGCAGCCGACGCGCCTCTGACGAGCTACGACCGTGTTAAGGCGGCGAAGGAGTTCGACGAGTCCAAAATGGGCGTCAAAGGCCTCTCGGACTCCGGCATCACCTCCATACCCGAATTCTTCGTCCACCCTCCCCACACTCTCTCTGACCTCAAACTTGCCTCCAGGACCGCCGGATCGCTACCCGTCGTCGACCTCGCCGATCTAGAATTCACTGACGCCGCCGCACGATCGTCGACCAAGTCAAAGAAGCAGCCAAAACCTGGGGCTTCTTTTAAGTGGTCAACCACGGCGTGCCGGTCTCTGTCCTCGAGGACACAATCCTCGCCGTGAGGGCATTCCATGACCAGCCCCGCGACGTCAAGGCCAAGTACTACAAGTGCGAGGAAGGGCGGGGCGTGATGTACGCCAGCAACAACGACCTGTACCGGGCGGAGGCGGCTAGCTGGCACGACTCGCTGCAAGCGTGGATGGGACCAGAGCCGCTGCCACCGGAGGAGCCCCCAGAGGCGTGCCGCTGGGAAGCGGAGGCGTGGGACGGCCACGCGAGGGGGGTGGCGGAGAAGGTCATGGAGCTGCTGAGCGAAGGGCTGGGGCTGGAGAGAGGGAGGTTCAAGGAGCTGACGTTTTCGGAGTCCAGGGCCTTCGTGGGGCACTGTTATCCGTACTGCCCCGAGCCGGATCGGACGATGGGGATCACGCTGCACACCGATCCCGGATCGTGACGGTGCTGCTGCAGAACGGGATCAAGGGGTTGCAGGTGAAGCACGGCGGCGAGTGGGCGGAGGTGAGCCCCGTGCATGGGGGGATGATCATCAAcgttggtgattttctccaggTGGGGATCTCTGCCTTCAAATCTTTCTAAAGGTTTATCCGGTAGCATATCCCAGAAAAGGTCGATAATTCGGGACTTTTTGTGGCGATGGGGGACAGATAGTGTCCAATGGCGAGTACAAAAGCGTGCAGCATCGCGTGGTGGCCAACTCGGAGAAGGAGCCCAGAATCTCCATAGTCGTGTTCTTCAATCTGAGCAAGTGGAAAGGGTCCGGCCACTACGGGCCTTTGCCCTAGCTGCTGTCGCCGGAGAAGCCGGCCATTCACCGGGATTTCACCGCGCAAGAGTTCTTGGACAACTTCTACGGCAAGGGATTGGATAGCAAGTCCTTCATCGAGAAGATCCAGATTCAAAACTGAGACCGACAGACGTTATCGGTTTTCACTATTTGAGTAAGCCAATAAGCAACTATGTGTGTATGCGTGTGTAGATTATATATGATTTTGCGCAATAAATTTGCTCTTTTTGCTGctgatcattttcttttctccctcgTTATGTTTTGGGGGTTTGCgagtgtgaataattttttgcagctaattttggataaatacaAAGATCGGTTCGACCATTCGCTCAATCGACGATTACCGATGAGGATGTTCATGACGTGACTCTATAATCTCTCCTAGATAACGTCACACTCTTCTCccagtttaggtttaggtctaGATCCAAGAATTTACTCTCCCGAACTAAATCTAAATATAGATATGGGAGTTCCTTGCGGGTATTTAATCTGTGTTTTTTCAACACGTTGATATTGGTGTTATTGCGCATCACAAGCCGTTGCATTTGATGTGAGAGATCTCGATATGTGCTCATCACTAAATCTGGTAATTGACTGCCGAAATTTTATGGTGATGGATTTATTCTTGGAGAATATGAATATACTTCTAGTATTTACTTTAtgttatttgctttttctataGTTATTTGAGAGCTTGAAAGTATTTTATGTATTTCTCGAATATTATTCtgattaataaataaaatctttcttcaaaaaaaaaaaaagagagagagagaagagactaCTTTTGGAAATGACATGGGTAACACATATGTTCAATGGTGCACGGTTGCAGTTGGGTACTTCTGTCAGCGAATCGCCTATCCTATCTCtgattggaggaggaggagaggagatTTCCATCACACGTGCTCTGATTGGGACACGGTTGAAGGAAATTTGTTCCGACGGCGAAGAAGATAACCATGACATCGACATGAAAGTTCGGTGAGGGAAGACTCACCTTTCCGAAAAGACAATGTTCCCCACCTTTCCTCGTTCCTTCAATTATTCACTTTCCAAATATCTTCCCTTGCTTTAAACGGAATGGATCTCTGCCACTCACTGCAAAGAAGCAAAGGGAACCTCTattaatttttgctttttactgaagatattttcaaatttacaaaaaatgttCTAAGTACTTAAAAAtgtaacagaaaaaaaaaaggaacgtgCCCTGAGAACATAGATTAACCCCAAATAGAAGAGATTGTCTCGTCTGGAGCTTTCTCCAAACACGAAAGAGCCGGAGCTGTCCTCAACAATCAACGTGCCATTTGCACCCGAACCAGCACCCACCTTCTTCCGCGATCGGGCAAAGCAGCAACAAAATGGGAGGGCTTCACGCTCTATGGCTATTTGTTTTGACATCGGTTTCCTTCTAGAAGAGAAGACAAATCTACTGTTTCCCAATTGCTACACTCTTTAAGGATACATAAATACTATCGATATTAAGTCTTATCCGTGCTTCTGAattagcagaaaataaaattagatcTTTCACATTCACGTCCAAAGTAGTAATATCCATCTATTTTTCACTTGTGAACAATGGTTCTCTTAAACACGTGAATTTCATCGTTATGTtaatttataaaagaaaaaacttgtTTTGATCATTTTCACATCTTTCTCAATTTCGAAAACAAAACAGCGACCAAACTTCCAGAAAGAAGTCGAATATTCACAATACCAAACCTAAAGCAGGAAAACATTTGCATTAAAACGAGAACCAAAGTTTTTCACTGAGTTGTTAAAAGCATTACTTGTCCATGAATCTAACATCTGTACacattctaaatcttttcaaatgTTGGCTTTACACATTTATATCTCCCCACTAGTTAATGACCAACCCGCCATCACATCGCCATTTCAACACCACATCATCGTTTATTTGAACCTAGATAAATTTTGTCATCCATGAAAATCAACTGAACAGATCTGACTTCAGCTGACAAAGTTGATGAATGACAGTAAATATTGGGATCATTATAACCTCTTAGGCACCTAGAACTGCATAAAGGCTAAGTTGAATCCCGTGCCACAATTCAATCCCATACAAAATGAGTTGCACAAAACTTTTAAAGAGTtagaaaagcaaaaagttaTGCATACGATGAAAGTCGCCTGGTTGAACTAGTTTAGTGCCCCAAAAGATCATCACCCTAATCACCTACATAAAATGGGGCGCAACACCTTCTACCATGTATGCAATTTGCCTCCAACACCCTCTTAGTACTTCAGATTCGGACGATAAAACAAGCCATCATTAAAGCATCAAATCCCAACCTGGAATCCAAGAACTATGCCAGAGAGAAGCGAAATACAGAGCACCAATCGGCAAAACTACCATAGCAGTAGCAAGGCGTAAGAGACAGATGAGACTGAAGCTCCAATCAACGGTGATAAACTAGATCCAAAGCTGTCTTAAACCGGCTTAAAGATGAATCTTAACATCTGCATATACCCCTATGACTATAGTCACAATAGCAGTAACAAAAGCGAAAACTTGCATCTGATGCAGAAAATCGCAGAAAAAGCAGGCAGCAAAATTGAATGCCTGATGCCACGAGCAATCACAGCCTCCGTCCCCTTCTTCCACCCTTTCTGCGAGTACTGTCAGTTGGTATCGGGGTCACATCCTCTGATAAACAAGCAACAAAATTACATGAGCAAATGCTCGAGCACAAATGCGAAAAAAGAATAAGCTAAAACTAGGTATTCTTTGTCAAGCCTCAT is a genomic window containing:
- the LOC115753921 gene encoding 1-aminocyclopropane-1-carboxylate oxidase homolog 4-like isoform X2 translates to MAAAADVTPPSYHRAKAVKEFDESKMGVKGLSDSGITSIPEFFVHPPHSLSDLKLTSKAAVSLPVIDLADLEYADRRPAIVDQVKEAAKTWGFFQVVNHGLPVSVLEDTIRAVRAFHDQPRDVKAKYYKREEGRGVMYASNNDLYRAEAASWHDSLQAWMGPEPLPPGELPDVCRWEVAAWDGHARGVAEKVMELLSEGLGLERGRFKELTFSESRAFVGHCYPYCPEPDRTMGITPHTDPGIVTVLLQNGIKGLQVKHGREWVEVSPVHGGLIINVGDFLQCRTASTRACSTAWWPTRRRNPESPLSCSSI
- the LOC115753921 gene encoding 1-aminocyclopropane-1-carboxylate oxidase homolog 4-like isoform X1, whose translation is MAAAADVTPPSYHRAKAVKEFDESKMGVKGLSDSGITSIPEFFVHPPHSLSDLKLTSKAAVSLPVIDLADLEYADRRPAIVDQVKEAAKTWGFFQVVNHGLPVSVLEDTIRAVRAFHDQPRDVKAKYYKREEGRGVMYASNNDLYRAEAASWHDSLQAWMGPEPLPPGELPDVCRWEVAAWDGHARGVAEKVMELLSEGLGLERGRFKELTFSESRAFVGHCYPYCPEPDRTMGITPHTDPGIVTVLLQNGIKGLQVKHGREWVEVSPVHGGLIINVGDFLQIVSNGEYKSVQHRVVANSEKEPRISIVMFFNLSKWKGSGHYGPLPELLSPERPAIYRDFTDREFFDNFFGKGLDSKSLIEKIKIQN